From the genome of Phytohabitans rumicis, one region includes:
- a CDS encoding acetyl/propionyl/methylcrotonyl-CoA carboxylase subunit alpha, with translation MRKVLIANRGEIAVRVIRACRDAGLASVAVYADSDRNALHATLADEAYALGGDTAPETYLRIDKLIDVARKAGADAVHPGYGFLAENADFAQAVLDEGLTWIGPTPQAIRDLGDKVTARHIAQRAGAPLVPGTPDPVAGPDEVVAFATAHGLPVAIKAAFGGGGRGLKVARTLDEIPALFESATREAVAAFGRGECFVERYLDQPRHVEAQVLADQHGNVIVVGTRDCSLQRRHQKLVEEAPAPFLTDDQRKQIHESAKAICREAGYHGAGTVEYLVGRDGTISFLEVNTRLQVEHPVTEETAGIDLVREQFRVAAGEKLRLLADPTSRGHSIEFRINGEDPGRNFLPAPGTVTRLRLPEGPGVRVDTGVESGSVIGGNFDSLLAKVIITGETRTEALERARRALDEMVVDGMATALPFHRLIVRDPAFTAEPFTIHTRWIETEWSNTVAPFAGGPVAGEAEDRETVVVEVGGKRLEVSLPAGSFGGTPAVAPAKGGAPRRGRGRTAAAAAGGDALTSPMQGTIVKIAVAEGDEVAEGDTVVVLEAMKMEQPLTAHKGGVVTGLTAAVGDVVTAGATICELK, from the coding sequence ATGCGCAAGGTCCTCATCGCCAACCGTGGCGAGATCGCCGTACGTGTCATCCGCGCGTGCCGCGACGCCGGCCTGGCCAGCGTCGCCGTCTACGCCGACTCGGATCGCAACGCGCTGCACGCCACACTGGCCGACGAGGCGTACGCCCTCGGTGGCGACACCGCCCCGGAGACGTACCTGCGCATCGACAAGCTTATCGACGTGGCCCGCAAGGCGGGGGCCGACGCGGTGCACCCCGGCTACGGCTTCCTGGCGGAAAACGCGGACTTCGCGCAAGCCGTACTCGATGAGGGTCTGACCTGGATCGGGCCGACCCCGCAGGCGATCCGTGACCTGGGCGACAAGGTGACCGCGCGGCACATCGCGCAGCGGGCCGGCGCCCCTCTCGTACCCGGAACGCCGGACCCCGTCGCCGGCCCGGACGAGGTCGTGGCGTTCGCCACGGCGCACGGCCTGCCCGTCGCGATCAAGGCCGCGTTCGGCGGCGGCGGCCGCGGCCTGAAGGTGGCCCGCACGCTGGACGAGATCCCCGCGCTCTTCGAGTCGGCGACGCGCGAGGCGGTGGCCGCGTTCGGCCGGGGTGAGTGCTTCGTCGAGCGCTACCTGGACCAGCCCCGGCACGTCGAGGCGCAGGTGCTGGCCGACCAGCACGGCAACGTGATCGTGGTCGGCACGCGCGACTGCTCGCTGCAGCGCCGGCACCAGAAGCTGGTCGAGGAGGCGCCCGCCCCCTTCCTGACCGACGATCAGCGCAAGCAGATCCACGAGTCCGCCAAGGCGATCTGCCGCGAGGCCGGCTACCACGGCGCGGGCACCGTCGAATACCTGGTCGGGCGGGACGGCACCATCTCGTTCCTGGAGGTCAACACGCGGCTCCAGGTCGAGCACCCGGTCACCGAGGAGACGGCCGGGATCGACCTCGTGCGGGAGCAGTTCCGCGTCGCGGCGGGCGAAAAGCTGCGCCTGCTCGCCGACCCGACGTCGCGCGGGCACTCCATCGAGTTCCGGATCAACGGCGAGGACCCCGGCCGCAACTTCCTGCCCGCCCCCGGCACGGTCACCCGGCTGCGCCTGCCCGAAGGCCCCGGCGTCCGCGTCGACACCGGTGTCGAGAGCGGCAGCGTGATCGGCGGCAACTTCGACTCGCTGCTCGCCAAGGTCATCATCACCGGCGAGACCCGTACCGAAGCCCTCGAACGCGCCCGGCGCGCCCTCGACGAGATGGTCGTCGACGGCATGGCCACCGCGCTGCCGTTCCACCGGCTGATCGTGCGCGACCCCGCCTTCACCGCCGAACCCTTCACCATCCACACCCGCTGGATCGAGACCGAGTGGTCCAACACGGTCGCCCCCTTCGCCGGCGGCCCCGTCGCGGGCGAGGCCGAAGACCGAGAGACCGTCGTGGTCGAGGTCGGCGGCAAAAGGCTCGAGGTCAGCCTCCCCGCCGGCTCCTTCGGGGGTACGCCGGCAGTGGCCCCCGCCAAGGGCGGCGCTCCGCGCCGGGGACGTGGCCGGACCGCTGCCGCGGCTGCCGGTGGCGACGCGCTCACCTCACCCATGCAGGGCACCATCGTCAAGATCGCGGTGGCCGAGGGCGACGAGGTGGCCGAGGGCGACACCGTCGTGGTCCTGGAGGCCATGAAGATGGAGCAGCCCTTGACCGCGCACAAGGGCGGCGTGGTGACCGGCCTCACGGCTGCGGTCGGTGATGTGGTAACCGCCGGCGCGACCATATGCGAGCTCAAATAA
- a CDS encoding PadR family transcriptional regulator, with protein MSTNRMMILGLVSWMQPVHGYDVRRELLSWSADKWANIQPGSIYHALRKLTDDGLLREVTTEQVGSRPARTTYEITPAGQEEFNDLLRGYWWEIKPGNDPFFAALAFLPALPREEAAAALRNRAAQLRVANDGVEVAAEKGWLREKPPHVTWMFELMVARNEGEIAWCDWVAGLIESGVSYVSETMPKHPGWQRWRKQVEQ; from the coding sequence GTGTCGACGAACCGCATGATGATTCTCGGGCTGGTCAGCTGGATGCAGCCCGTGCACGGCTACGACGTCCGGCGTGAGCTGCTGAGCTGGAGCGCCGATAAATGGGCGAACATCCAGCCCGGATCCATCTACCATGCCCTGCGCAAGCTGACCGACGACGGGCTGCTCCGCGAGGTCACGACCGAGCAGGTGGGCAGCCGGCCGGCGCGGACGACGTACGAGATCACGCCGGCCGGGCAGGAGGAGTTCAACGACCTGCTGCGGGGCTACTGGTGGGAGATCAAGCCGGGAAACGACCCGTTCTTCGCGGCGCTGGCCTTTCTGCCGGCGCTGCCGCGCGAGGAGGCGGCGGCCGCGCTGCGCAACCGCGCGGCCCAGTTGCGGGTCGCGAACGACGGGGTGGAGGTGGCCGCGGAGAAGGGCTGGCTGCGGGAGAAGCCGCCGCACGTGACCTGGATGTTCGAGCTGATGGTGGCCCGGAACGAGGGCGAGATCGCCTGGTGCGACTGGGTGGCCGGGCTGATCGAGTCAGGAGTGTCATACGTGTCCGAGACGATGCCGAAGCACCCCGGCTGGCAGCGGTGGCGCAAGCAGGTCGAGCAATAA
- a CDS encoding ATP-binding cassette domain-containing protein, which yields MIETKDLRKSFRSRQGTVDAVRGVDLFVAEGEIFGFLGPNGAGKTTTLRMLATLIEPDGGEATIAGADLRKDPGEVRRRIGYVAQGGTTWDEVSAREELVLHARMYGIGKAEANRRATRALEAFQLIEYADRKCKTYSGGQRRRVDIALGIIHDPKVLFLDEPTTGLDPQSRAHMWDEIRRLRAEGVTVFVTTHYLEEADALCDRLAIMDNGEIVAEGTPAELKREISGDVVTVGLNGSTPEAAQVLDAEPYVNKLETVDGGLRLYVDEGAIAIPHILRRLDAAGLALGTIELHRPSLDDVFLEKTGRSLRES from the coding sequence ATGATCGAGACAAAGGACCTGCGGAAATCGTTCCGGTCCCGACAGGGGACCGTTGACGCGGTGCGCGGCGTTGACCTGTTCGTGGCCGAGGGCGAGATCTTCGGGTTCCTTGGGCCCAACGGCGCGGGCAAGACGACCACGCTGCGCATGCTGGCCACCCTCATCGAGCCGGACGGCGGCGAGGCCACGATCGCCGGAGCCGATCTGCGCAAGGACCCGGGCGAGGTGCGCCGGCGCATCGGCTACGTCGCCCAGGGCGGCACCACGTGGGACGAGGTCAGCGCCCGCGAGGAGCTCGTGCTCCACGCGCGGATGTATGGCATCGGCAAGGCGGAGGCCAACCGCCGCGCGACGCGCGCGCTTGAGGCGTTCCAGCTGATCGAGTACGCCGATCGCAAGTGCAAGACGTACTCGGGTGGCCAGCGGCGCCGGGTCGACATCGCGCTGGGCATCATCCACGACCCGAAGGTCCTCTTCCTCGACGAGCCGACGACCGGGCTCGACCCGCAGAGCCGCGCCCACATGTGGGACGAGATCCGGCGGCTGCGCGCCGAGGGCGTGACGGTCTTCGTCACCACGCACTACCTCGAAGAGGCCGACGCCCTGTGTGACCGGCTGGCCATCATGGACAACGGCGAGATCGTGGCCGAGGGCACGCCGGCCGAGCTCAAGCGGGAGATCTCCGGTGACGTGGTCACCGTGGGCCTCAACGGCTCGACCCCGGAAGCGGCGCAGGTGCTCGACGCCGAGCCGTACGTGAACAAGCTCGAGACGGTCGACGGCGGCCTGCGGCTCTACGTCGACGAGGGCGCCATCGCCATCCCGCACATCCTGCGCCGGCTCGACGCGGCCGGTCTCGCGCTCGGCACGATCGAGCTGCACCGCCCCAGCCTTGACGACGTCTTCCTGGAGAAGACCGGCCGATCTCTTCGGGAGAGCTGA
- a CDS encoding ABC transporter permease → MKFLRDTWLIFQRQMLLVLRNPVWLIIGVLQPLYFLLLFGPLLKDALQVDSAADAYRIFVPGLLVMLAMFGAMFTGFGLIAELRAGVIERSRVTPISRLALMLGRALRDVATLLFQAVLITVLAIPFGLTVRLGDVLLAYLLLGLIGVMMSAVSNALALKLKTEDALAPLMNGVAQPLLLLSGILLPLSGWVATVANFNPFAWAVDASRALFAGDPGNSSVWQALLIIGGLTVAALMWSARSFARGVR, encoded by the coding sequence ATGAAGTTCCTTCGTGACACCTGGCTGATCTTCCAGCGCCAGATGCTGCTCGTGCTGCGCAACCCGGTGTGGTTGATCATCGGGGTCCTGCAACCGCTGTACTTCCTGCTGCTCTTCGGCCCGCTGCTCAAGGACGCGCTGCAGGTCGACAGCGCCGCCGACGCGTACCGCATCTTCGTGCCGGGCCTGCTGGTGATGCTGGCGATGTTCGGGGCGATGTTCACCGGGTTCGGCCTCATCGCCGAGCTGCGCGCCGGCGTGATCGAGCGGAGCCGGGTCACGCCGATCAGCCGGCTCGCGCTGATGCTCGGCCGGGCCCTGCGCGACGTGGCGACGCTGCTCTTCCAGGCGGTGCTCATCACCGTGCTGGCGATCCCGTTCGGGTTGACGGTGCGGCTGGGCGACGTGCTGCTGGCGTACCTGCTGCTCGGGCTGATCGGCGTGATGATGTCCGCGGTGTCCAACGCGCTCGCGCTCAAGCTGAAGACCGAGGACGCGCTGGCACCGCTGATGAACGGCGTGGCGCAGCCGCTCCTGCTGCTGTCCGGCATCCTGCTGCCGCTGTCCGGCTGGGTCGCGACGGTGGCGAACTTCAACCCGTTCGCGTGGGCGGTCGACGCCAGCCGGGCGCTCTTCGCCGGCGACCCGGGCAACAGCAGCGTCTGGCAGGCGCTCCTGATCATCGGCGGGCTCACCGTCGCCGCGCTCATGTGGTCGGCCCGCTCGTTCGCGCGGGGTGTGCGCTAG
- a CDS encoding MFS transporter, giving the protein MPRLSHDRTTLLIYAQLSVWGFFLYGFGPVVPLLRDEQGTSAAVASLHSTSLAVGALIGAPAFPWLVRRYGRARVLWGALAGVAVTVVALCAFRPLPATLAAVVGASIFGTMLVSGVNAALADHHGPAATAAISEANAVAAGTGVVAPIVIGAAVGAGLGWRPGIAAVIVLIGLVMVVGFRVRPPLVRSAGAVASQRLPLPRPYWIAWTMLAATGSIEVCLSLWAADVLRSNVGMSPAAASATVAAVVGGMFAGRLVGSQVARRVAPVTLLLVALGVSLAGFAIFWSSSVPWIAAAGLVVLGVGNAMHYPLVVSMAILAAGGQADRASAYTAYSIAIAFGISPVLLGWVADGVGPHLAFLLLPGFIVAAAVLALIFSSQESGRPLSAA; this is encoded by the coding sequence GTGCCCCGTCTGTCCCATGACCGTACAACGCTACTCATCTATGCGCAGCTCAGTGTGTGGGGCTTCTTCCTGTACGGGTTCGGGCCAGTCGTGCCCCTGCTGCGCGACGAGCAGGGCACCAGCGCCGCGGTCGCCAGCCTGCACAGCACGAGTCTCGCGGTGGGCGCGCTCATCGGCGCTCCCGCGTTTCCGTGGCTGGTCCGGCGGTACGGCCGCGCCCGCGTCCTGTGGGGCGCGCTGGCCGGGGTCGCCGTCACGGTGGTGGCGCTGTGCGCGTTCCGTCCGCTGCCGGCGACGCTCGCGGCCGTGGTGGGCGCGTCCATCTTCGGCACGATGCTGGTGTCCGGCGTCAACGCGGCCCTCGCCGACCACCACGGCCCCGCGGCGACCGCCGCCATCAGCGAGGCCAACGCGGTGGCCGCCGGGACGGGCGTGGTTGCCCCCATCGTGATCGGCGCCGCGGTGGGTGCCGGCTTGGGATGGCGCCCAGGGATCGCCGCGGTGATCGTCCTGATTGGACTCGTGATGGTGGTTGGCTTCCGCGTGCGGCCGCCTTTGGTTCGCTCCGCCGGCGCCGTCGCGTCGCAGCGGCTGCCATTGCCGAGGCCCTACTGGATCGCGTGGACCATGCTCGCGGCGACCGGCTCGATCGAGGTGTGCCTGTCGCTGTGGGCCGCCGACGTGCTGCGCAGCAACGTGGGCATGTCCCCGGCCGCCGCGTCGGCGACGGTCGCGGCGGTCGTCGGCGGGATGTTCGCCGGACGCCTGGTCGGCTCGCAGGTCGCCCGCCGGGTAGCGCCCGTGACGCTCCTGCTCGTCGCGCTCGGCGTCAGCCTCGCCGGGTTCGCGATCTTCTGGTCGTCCTCGGTGCCCTGGATCGCCGCGGCCGGCCTTGTTGTGCTCGGCGTCGGCAACGCCATGCACTACCCGCTCGTGGTGTCGATGGCGATCCTCGCCGCGGGCGGCCAAGCGGACCGCGCGTCGGCGTACACCGCGTACTCCATCGCGATCGCCTTCGGCATCTCGCCGGTGCTGCTCGGCTGGGTCGCCGACGGCGTCGGTCCGCACCTGGCCTTCCTGCTGCTGCCAGGCTTCATCGTGGCAGCAGCGGTGCTGGCTCTTATATTTTCCTCGCAAGAGTCAGGCCGTCCGCTATCGGCAGCATGA
- a CDS encoding O-methyltransferase: protein MTIKTLPLTAELHSYVVAHGTPPDPIVEDLIEETQRSLPGNAQMQVAPEQGAFLTLLAKLVETRNAVEVGTFTGLSSLSIARGMPSDGKLVCFDISDEWTSVARRYWARAGVDDRIELRIGPAAERLRELPDEPHLDLAFIDADKTGYLTYWAEIVPRMRPGGLIVVDNVLRDGRVLAPQEAGDVAIAEFNDFVVNDDRVDVVMLPIADGLTLARKI, encoded by the coding sequence ATGACGATCAAGACGCTGCCGCTGACCGCCGAGCTGCACTCGTACGTGGTCGCGCACGGGACGCCGCCCGACCCGATCGTCGAGGATCTGATCGAGGAGACCCAGCGTTCCCTGCCCGGCAACGCCCAGATGCAGGTGGCTCCCGAGCAGGGTGCCTTCCTCACGCTGTTGGCCAAGCTCGTCGAAACACGAAACGCCGTCGAGGTCGGCACGTTCACCGGGCTGTCCTCGCTGTCCATCGCGAGGGGGATGCCCAGCGACGGCAAGCTCGTCTGCTTCGACATCTCCGACGAGTGGACGAGCGTGGCCCGGCGCTACTGGGCTCGGGCCGGCGTGGACGACCGCATCGAGCTGCGCATCGGCCCGGCCGCGGAGCGCCTCCGCGAGCTGCCCGACGAGCCGCACCTCGACCTGGCGTTCATCGACGCGGACAAGACCGGCTACCTGACGTACTGGGCGGAGATCGTGCCGCGGATGCGGCCCGGTGGGCTGATCGTGGTCGACAACGTGCTGCGGGACGGGCGGGTGCTGGCACCGCAGGAGGCGGGCGACGTGGCGATCGCCGAGTTCAACGACTTCGTGGTGAACGACGACCGGGTCGACGTCGTCATGCTGCCGATAGCGGACGGCCTGACTCTTGCGAGGAAAATATAA
- a CDS encoding Maf family protein yields the protein MTRFVLASASPARRKLLQAAGIEPDVLVSGVDETAVEADSAEELSLTLARLKAEAVAHRFPPGTLVLGCDSVLAFEGEIFGKPADADEAVKRWSRMRGQRGVLHTGHYLIKTGAGATGRTAETTVHFADVSDEEIAAYVATGEPLNVAGAFTIDGIGGVFVERIEGDHGTVIGLSLPLLRKLLAELGHPITEFWSAS from the coding sequence GTGACTAGGTTCGTCCTTGCCTCGGCCAGTCCGGCCCGGCGCAAACTCCTCCAGGCCGCCGGCATCGAGCCGGACGTACTGGTCAGCGGCGTTGACGAGACCGCCGTCGAGGCGGACAGCGCCGAGGAGCTGTCTCTGACGCTCGCCCGGCTCAAGGCGGAGGCTGTCGCCCATAGATTTCCACCCGGCACGCTCGTGCTCGGCTGCGATTCGGTGCTGGCCTTCGAGGGCGAGATCTTCGGCAAGCCGGCCGACGCGGACGAGGCCGTCAAGCGGTGGAGCAGGATGCGGGGGCAGCGGGGCGTACTGCACACCGGCCACTACCTGATCAAAACCGGCGCGGGAGCCACCGGGCGTACGGCCGAAACCACCGTCCACTTCGCCGACGTCAGCGACGAGGAGATCGCCGCGTACGTCGCGACGGGTGAGCCGCTCAACGTCGCCGGGGCGTTCACGATCGACGGGATCGGCGGAGTGTTCGTGGAGCGGATCGAGGGCGACCACGGCACGGTGATCGGGCTTTCGCTGCCGTTGCTACGTAAGCTGCTGGCCGAGTTGGGCCACCCCATCACCGAGTTCTGGAGCGCATCATGA
- the mycP gene encoding type VII secretion-associated serine protease mycosin encodes MSSTHLRVAAAACISAIAAPGFLHADQIRDDQWHLRFLNAAEAHRYSRGNGVVVAVIDTGVDPHPDLKDNLLPGTDAVSGSGDGRLDMDSHGTGMAGLIAAHGSGPEAGALGIAPEAKILPVRNQGSSGQDNSDTLAAGIEWAVNHGATIINVSSGGSPSPRLRSAVAAAVAADVVIVAAAGNRPTDLVVTFPAALDGTLAVGATDGNGNHADVSVTSRQIAISAPGVDIYSTSYKGQYSKGTGTSNATAIVAGAVALVRSKYPDLSAQEVIHRLTATATDKGPPGRDEQYGYGVLNLVAALTADVPPLGAPATPVTTPPEPEPDRGNGVAALVALSAFVVAAIVVTILLVRSRRRSHNAPGTVEQ; translated from the coding sequence ATGAGTTCAACGCATCTGCGCGTCGCGGCTGCCGCCTGCATCAGCGCGATCGCGGCACCCGGTTTCTTGCATGCGGATCAGATCCGTGACGACCAATGGCATCTACGCTTTCTCAACGCTGCAGAAGCACATAGGTACAGCCGGGGAAACGGGGTGGTCGTCGCGGTCATCGACACTGGCGTCGATCCGCACCCTGATCTAAAGGACAATCTGCTACCTGGCACCGACGCGGTGTCGGGTTCCGGCGACGGCCGCCTGGACATGGATTCTCACGGCACCGGAATGGCCGGCCTCATCGCAGCTCATGGGAGCGGACCAGAGGCCGGTGCGCTCGGGATCGCCCCAGAAGCAAAAATCCTTCCGGTGCGCAACCAAGGATCGTCCGGGCAAGATAATAGCGACACCCTAGCGGCAGGCATCGAATGGGCCGTGAACCATGGAGCAACCATCATCAATGTGTCTTCTGGTGGTAGCCCTTCGCCACGGTTGCGGAGTGCGGTAGCAGCCGCCGTAGCGGCAGATGTGGTGATCGTGGCGGCCGCCGGCAATCGGCCAACTGATCTCGTGGTGACATTCCCGGCGGCACTTGACGGGACGCTTGCTGTTGGGGCTACCGACGGGAACGGTAATCACGCCGACGTCTCGGTGACCAGCAGGCAGATCGCGATCTCCGCACCCGGCGTGGACATCTACAGCACAAGCTACAAGGGTCAGTACAGCAAGGGCACCGGCACCTCCAACGCGACCGCTATTGTGGCCGGCGCTGTGGCACTCGTAAGGAGCAAGTATCCCGATCTTTCGGCACAAGAAGTCATACATCGTCTCACCGCCACCGCGACCGACAAGGGTCCGCCCGGCCGGGACGAGCAGTACGGCTACGGCGTACTCAACTTGGTCGCCGCGCTGACCGCGGACGTACCGCCACTCGGCGCGCCAGCAACCCCAGTCACTACGCCACCGGAACCCGAGCCCGATCGGGGCAACGGTGTCGCCGCCCTCGTCGCGCTGTCCGCATTCGTGGTCGCCGCCATCGTCGTCACCATCCTGCTCGTTCGCTCCCGACGCCGTTCCCACAACGCGCCCGGGACCGTGGAACAGTAG
- a CDS encoding M50 family metallopeptidase encodes MMSLDGVTDIWDKLVGAQPDPPVLLVLLTGLAALAVVLTRLPWRIARNAITIAHEGGHALLALLTGRKLRGIRLHSDTSGLTLSAGRPTGLGMALTLLGGYVAPSLIGLAGAWLLAGNRITLLLWIAILLLLAMLVLIRNAFGILSIVVTTGAVFAVSWFASAQVQAVFAYAGVWFLLLGGVRPVGELQTLRARGQLRDSDADQLAGLTAVPGLVWVGFFGVVNLGALALGGYLLGSAFL; translated from the coding sequence GTGATGTCGCTTGACGGTGTAACGGACATCTGGGACAAGCTCGTCGGGGCCCAGCCCGACCCGCCGGTGTTGCTGGTGCTGCTCACCGGCCTGGCGGCGCTGGCCGTGGTGCTCACCCGGCTGCCTTGGCGGATCGCGCGGAACGCCATCACCATCGCGCACGAGGGCGGGCATGCCCTGCTGGCTCTGCTGACCGGCCGCAAGCTGCGCGGCATCCGGCTGCACTCGGACACGTCCGGGCTGACCCTGTCGGCGGGCCGGCCGACCGGGCTGGGGATGGCGTTGACGCTGCTCGGCGGCTATGTCGCCCCGTCGCTGATCGGGCTGGCCGGCGCGTGGCTGCTCGCCGGCAACCGCATCACACTGCTGCTCTGGATCGCCATCCTGCTCCTGCTGGCGATGCTCGTGCTGATCCGCAACGCGTTCGGCATCCTGTCCATTGTGGTCACCACGGGCGCGGTGTTCGCGGTCTCGTGGTTCGCATCGGCGCAGGTACAGGCGGTCTTTGCGTACGCCGGGGTGTGGTTCCTGTTGCTCGGCGGGGTGCGGCCGGTGGGCGAGCTGCAGACGCTGCGCGCCCGCGGCCAGCTGCGCGACTCGGACGCCGACCAGCTCGCCGGCCTCACGGCCGTGCCCGGCCTGGTGTGGGTCGGCTTCTTCGGCGTGGTCAACCTGGGCGCCCTGGCCCTCGGCGGGTACCTGCTGGGGAGCGCCTTCTTATGA
- a CDS encoding acyl-CoA carboxylase subunit beta — protein MTTQQSATEVNIHTTAGKLADLERRVDEAVHAGSTRGVEKQHARGKKTARERIAMLLDEGSFVELDELARHRSTNFGLDKTRPYGDGVVTGYGTVDGRPVCVFAQDFTVFGGSLGEVFGEKIVKVMDLAMKTGCPVVGINDSGGARIQEGVVSLGLYGEIFFRNVRASGVIPQISLVMGPCAGGAVYSPAVTDFTVMVDQTSHMFITGPDVIKTVTGEDVGFEELGGARTHNTRSGNAHYLGTDEEDAIEYVKALLSYLPSNNMDDAPAFPVSSSLDISEDDLALDTLIPDSANQPYDMHRVIEHVLDDGEFLEVHALYAQNIVVGFGRIEGQPVGVVANQPMHFAGCLDIAASEKAARFVRTCDAFNIPVLTFVDVPGFLPGTGQEWEGIIRRGAKLIYAYAEATVPKVTVITRKAYGGAYDVMGSKHLGADLNFAWPTAQIAVMGAQGAVNILHRATLSNAEDPAALRAELITEYEDTLANPYIAAERGYVDAVIQPSQTRVQVVRALRALRTKRETLPPKKHGNIPFEKSSIPS, from the coding sequence GTGACCACCCAGCAGAGTGCCACCGAAGTCAATATCCACACGACTGCCGGCAAGCTGGCCGACCTGGAGCGCCGGGTCGACGAGGCGGTGCACGCCGGGTCCACCCGCGGTGTGGAAAAGCAGCACGCCCGGGGCAAGAAGACCGCCCGCGAGCGGATCGCCATGCTGCTGGACGAGGGCTCCTTCGTGGAACTGGACGAGCTGGCCCGGCACCGATCGACCAACTTCGGGCTCGACAAGACCCGGCCGTACGGCGACGGGGTGGTCACCGGCTACGGCACCGTGGACGGCCGCCCGGTGTGCGTGTTCGCCCAGGACTTCACGGTCTTCGGCGGCTCGCTGGGCGAGGTCTTCGGCGAGAAGATCGTCAAGGTCATGGACCTGGCCATGAAGACCGGCTGCCCGGTCGTCGGCATCAACGACTCCGGCGGCGCCCGGATCCAGGAAGGCGTGGTCAGCCTCGGCCTCTACGGCGAGATCTTCTTCCGCAACGTGCGGGCCAGCGGCGTCATCCCGCAGATCTCCCTGGTCATGGGCCCGTGCGCGGGCGGCGCGGTCTACTCCCCCGCGGTCACCGACTTCACCGTGATGGTCGACCAGACCTCGCACATGTTCATCACCGGCCCGGACGTCATCAAGACCGTCACCGGCGAGGACGTGGGCTTCGAGGAGCTGGGCGGCGCGCGTACGCACAACACGCGGTCCGGCAACGCCCACTACCTCGGCACCGACGAGGAAGACGCCATCGAGTACGTCAAGGCGCTGCTGTCGTACCTGCCGTCGAACAACATGGACGACGCGCCGGCGTTCCCGGTCTCCTCCTCCCTGGACATCAGCGAGGACGACCTGGCCCTCGACACGCTGATCCCCGACTCAGCCAACCAGCCGTACGACATGCACCGGGTGATCGAGCACGTGCTCGACGACGGGGAGTTCCTCGAGGTGCACGCGCTCTACGCGCAGAACATCGTGGTCGGCTTCGGCCGGATCGAGGGGCAGCCGGTCGGCGTCGTCGCCAACCAGCCGATGCACTTCGCCGGCTGCCTCGACATCGCGGCGTCGGAGAAGGCGGCCCGCTTCGTGCGCACCTGCGACGCGTTCAACATCCCCGTACTGACCTTTGTGGACGTTCCCGGGTTCCTGCCCGGCACCGGTCAGGAGTGGGAAGGCATCATCCGGCGCGGCGCGAAGCTCATCTACGCGTACGCCGAGGCCACCGTCCCGAAGGTCACCGTCATCACCCGCAAGGCGTACGGCGGGGCGTACGACGTCATGGGCTCCAAGCACCTCGGCGCCGACCTCAACTTCGCCTGGCCGACCGCGCAGATCGCCGTGATGGGCGCCCAGGGCGCGGTCAACATCCTGCACCGCGCCACACTGTCCAATGCGGAGGATCCGGCCGCGCTGCGGGCCGAGCTGATCACGGAGTACGAGGACACGCTCGCCAACCCGTACATCGCGGCGGAGCGGGGGTACGTCGACGCGGTGATCCAGCCGTCCCAGACGCGGGTGCAGGTCGTCCGCGCGCTGCGGGCACTGCGTACCAAGCGGGAGACCCTGCCGCCGAAGAAGCACGGCAATATCCCCTTTGAGAAAAGCAGCATCCCCTCATAA